CGTCTGGCGAAGGACATCGACCGCCGCCTGACGAGCCGCAAACACCGCGCTGCCAAGGAGAAATAATCCGACATGGAATTGATCTCCTGGAGCACCGCCATCGCCTTCCTCGTCGCGCTGCCGATCTACTGGTGGCTGCCGGCGGAGAAGCGCGGTCCGTTCCTGTGCGTGTACGGGCTCGTCTATTTCCTCGCGTCACAGCCGCAGGCCGGGCTCATCGCCCTGCTCTTCCTCTGGGTCAGCCTCTACTTCCAGCGGCTGATCCTGACCGCGCAGACCGATCGCGGAAAGAAATGGGTGCTCTTCTTCGGCGTGGTGATCGCGCTCGCGCCGATGATCTTCTACAAGTACCGGTTCTCGCTGCTCGGCCACATCCCGTTTCTCGCGTGGATGGCGGCGCTGCCCCTCGCCGCGCCGGTGGGCATCAGCTACTTCACGTTCCGCGCGGTGCACGTGCTGGTCGAGACGCGCCGGGGCGCGATCGAGCGGCTGTCGGGCATCGACTTCTTCTACTACATCACGTTCCTGCCCACGGTCGTCGCGGGTCCGATCGAGCGCTTCGGACCGTTCCGCGAGCAGCGCGCGGCGGCGGCGACGTTTTCGCCCGATCTCTTCGGCGAGGGCTTGCAGCGCATCCTGATCGGGCTCGTGAAAAAGCTGGTGCTCGCCGACATGTTCTACGGCTTCATCAGCGACTTCATGAACCCGGTCACCACGCTCACGCTGCGTCCGTGGCAGATCTGGCTCTGCCTGCACGGGTATTACGCGTATCTGTACATGGACTTCTCGGGCTATTCGGACATCGCCATCGGCGTGTCGCGCCTGTTCGGTTCCCGCATCATGGAAAACTTCAACTGGCCGATCCTGGCGACCAACATCCGCGAGTTCTGGCGGCGGTGGCACATCTCGCTCACGTCGTGGCTGACCGACTACGTGTATTTCGCGCTGGGCGGCAACAAAAAGGGCAAGATCCGCGCCGAGATCAACACGATGATCACGATGCTCATCATCGCCTTCTGGCACGGCTCCAACCAGATCGGCCACTACTTCATCTGGGGCATCTGGCTCGGCCTCGGCCTCGTGGTCTTCCGCCAGTGGACGCGCGCGAAAGAGCGGCTCTTCCCGAATCTGGTCGCGAACCCGACGCTCGTCGGCAAGGTCGTCGGCGCGTTCATGACGATCCAGTTCATGAACCTGTCCTGGCCGATCTTCCTGTTCGATACGCGCATCGCGATCCTGACGTACCTCAAGATGTTCGGCCTCGTGGGCCGTTAAGGACGCATGGACATGACGAGCGAAACGACATCCGACATGACGAACAAAACAACATCCGCAACGAATCCGACGCCCGCCCCGCCGGTCGAATCGCGCCCCTCGCTCGCACGCGAGTTCGGCTGGGCGCTCGTCTACGCCGCGCTCGGATTCATTCTGATTCTTCTCGGAAGCGCCGGCCCGCAGTTCATCTACGCGGGGTTCTGACGCAGGGCGGGGCGTCTGAGCGAGACCGGCGGGTACCGAGAGGTCCCGCGATCCGGTTCGCGCCCTCGCCGGTCGGACCTTGCGCCGAGTTGCCGCGCTTCCTATAGTTTTTCCCGCGTTCACAAGCCAGGCGAGTTCGAAGAGTCCACCCCCGAATCGCCTGCATTGGAGCCGAATCATGGCACTGCGCGCAAAGACACCTGGCGAAGCGTACTGGACGCTCGACCCCAAACCGGCGACGGGCGACAGCGTCAGTCCGGGACACGGCTGGTTCGTCGATATCGAAAGCCGCTTCGACCCCGATGACTACGGGCTCTCGTCGAAGGTCGAGAAGCGCTTTGCCGGAGGACTCGGCAGCCCCCAATGGGTGCATCTTGGGGTCTTCGGCGGAGGGGGGACGGGGAAAACGACCCAGGTCAACGCGGCGATCGCGAGAAACCCAACCCTGATCCCTGTCTGGGTCGATTCTCTGGCTTC
The window above is part of the Deltaproteobacteria bacterium genome. Proteins encoded here:
- a CDS encoding MBOAT family protein, whose translation is MELISWSTAIAFLVALPIYWWLPAEKRGPFLCVYGLVYFLASQPQAGLIALLFLWVSLYFQRLILTAQTDRGKKWVLFFGVVIALAPMIFYKYRFSLLGHIPFLAWMAALPLAAPVGISYFTFRAVHVLVETRRGAIERLSGIDFFYYITFLPTVVAGPIERFGPFREQRAAAATFSPDLFGEGLQRILIGLVKKLVLADMFYGFISDFMNPVTTLTLRPWQIWLCLHGYYAYLYMDFSGYSDIAIGVSRLFGSRIMENFNWPILATNIREFWRRWHISLTSWLTDYVYFALGGNKKGKIRAEINTMITMLIIAFWHGSNQIGHYFIWGIWLGLGLVVFRQWTRAKERLFPNLVANPTLVGKVVGAFMTIQFMNLSWPIFLFDTRIAILTYLKMFGLVGR